In a single window of the Streptomyces brevispora genome:
- a CDS encoding glycoside hydrolase family 48 protein: MLAMGLAQGTAVAKPTAPAASGGTRAAAANDPYTQAFLTQYGKIKAAANGYFSPEGLPYHSVETLMVEAPDHGHETTSEAVSFWMWLEAAYGRVTGNWAPFNAAWTVAEKTIIPQHADQSTSGSYNPGAPATYAPEHPLPNNYPSALDGSVPVGTDPLATELASSYGTMDVYGMHWLMDLDNIYGYGNKPGTGGESGPGAGASYINTYQRGAQESVWETVPQPTTDLFNYGGRNGYLDLFVGDASYAKQWKYTNAPDADARAVQAAYWAFRWASAQGKASEVAASVAKAAKMGDYLRYAMFDKYFKRIGDCTDPGSCPAASGRDSQHYLLSWYYAWGGAAAGSGGGWAWRIGDSASHQGYQNPLSAWALSNVPALTPKSATARGDWSKSLTRQLEFLTWLQSSEGAFAGGCTNSWEGRYGKPPAGTPTFYGMAYDWQPVYHDPPSNNWFGFQAWGMERVAAYYYVTGNASAKAVLSKWVAWASGETTVGADGTFRFPSTLSWTGRPDTWNAASPGKNAGLHVSVVDYANDVGIGAAYVKTLTYYAAKSGDKKAAALAKALLDAMALNTTAKGISVPETRKDYNRFKDEVYIPAGWSGTMPNGDTVKPGATFIDIRSWYKRDPDWPKVQAYLDGGAAPTFTYHRFWAQAALALAFAIYAELLVEGGGTGGDTEAPTTPAGLTVTATTSNSVSLSWSASTDNVGVTGYDVYRNGVLAGNATTRTFTDTNLAAATAYSYTVAARDAGGNTSALSAPVTATTKPGGSTGTGAVKVQYKNNDSSATDNQIRLGLQLLNTGSAPIDLSTVKIRYWFTSDGGSSTFGTYCDYAALGSANITHKVVAVAGPKTGADRYLEVGFTGGAGTLAGGASTGELQLRLNKSDWSNFNENDDYSHAANTTYSDASKVTAYVGTTLAWGIEP, from the coding sequence CTGCTCGCCATGGGCCTGGCACAGGGCACCGCCGTCGCCAAGCCCACCGCCCCGGCGGCCTCCGGCGGCACCCGCGCCGCAGCGGCAAACGATCCCTACACCCAGGCGTTCCTCACCCAGTACGGGAAGATCAAAGCGGCCGCCAACGGCTACTTCAGCCCGGAAGGTCTCCCGTACCACTCGGTCGAGACCCTGATGGTCGAGGCTCCGGACCACGGCCACGAGACCACCTCGGAGGCCGTCAGCTTCTGGATGTGGCTGGAGGCGGCCTACGGCCGGGTGACGGGCAACTGGGCCCCGTTCAACGCGGCCTGGACGGTGGCGGAGAAGACCATCATCCCGCAGCACGCCGACCAGTCGACCAGCGGCTCGTACAACCCCGGGGCCCCCGCGACCTACGCACCCGAGCACCCGCTGCCCAACAACTACCCCTCCGCCCTGGACGGCTCCGTCCCGGTCGGCACGGACCCGCTCGCCACCGAACTCGCCTCGTCCTACGGGACGATGGACGTCTACGGCATGCACTGGCTCATGGACCTGGACAACATCTACGGCTACGGCAACAAGCCGGGCACCGGCGGCGAGTCCGGGCCGGGCGCCGGGGCCTCGTACATCAACACCTACCAGCGCGGCGCGCAGGAGTCGGTGTGGGAGACGGTCCCGCAGCCCACCACCGACCTGTTCAACTACGGCGGCCGCAACGGGTATCTCGATCTCTTCGTCGGCGACGCGAGCTACGCCAAGCAGTGGAAGTACACCAACGCGCCGGACGCCGACGCCCGCGCGGTGCAGGCCGCCTACTGGGCGTTCCGCTGGGCATCGGCCCAGGGCAAGGCGAGCGAGGTCGCGGCCTCGGTCGCGAAGGCCGCCAAGATGGGCGACTACCTCCGCTACGCCATGTTCGACAAGTACTTCAAGCGGATCGGCGACTGCACCGACCCGGGCTCCTGCCCCGCCGCATCGGGCCGGGACTCCCAGCACTACCTGCTGTCCTGGTACTACGCCTGGGGCGGCGCCGCGGCGGGCAGTGGCGGCGGCTGGGCGTGGCGCATCGGTGACAGTGCCTCCCACCAGGGCTATCAGAACCCGCTGTCGGCCTGGGCGCTGTCCAACGTACCGGCACTGACCCCCAAGTCGGCGACGGCCAGGGGCGACTGGTCCAAGAGCCTGACCCGGCAGCTGGAGTTCCTGACCTGGCTGCAGTCCAGCGAGGGCGCCTTCGCGGGCGGCTGCACCAACAGCTGGGAGGGCCGGTACGGCAAGCCGCCGGCGGGCACGCCCACGTTCTACGGCATGGCCTACGACTGGCAGCCGGTCTACCACGACCCGCCGAGCAACAACTGGTTCGGCTTCCAGGCGTGGGGCATGGAGCGCGTCGCCGCGTACTACTACGTCACCGGCAACGCGTCCGCGAAGGCGGTGCTGTCCAAGTGGGTCGCCTGGGCCTCCGGTGAGACGACGGTGGGCGCCGACGGCACCTTCCGTTTCCCCTCCACCCTGAGCTGGACGGGCCGGCCCGACACCTGGAACGCGGCGTCCCCCGGGAAGAACGCGGGCCTGCACGTCTCGGTCGTGGACTACGCCAACGACGTCGGCATCGGCGCCGCATACGTCAAGACGCTCACCTACTACGCCGCCAAGTCGGGCGACAAGAAAGCCGCGGCGCTGGCCAAGGCGCTGCTGGACGCGATGGCCCTGAACACCACCGCCAAGGGCATCTCGGTGCCGGAGACCAGGAAGGACTACAACCGGTTCAAGGACGAGGTGTACATCCCGGCCGGATGGTCGGGCACGATGCCGAACGGCGACACCGTCAAACCGGGTGCGACCTTCATCGACATCCGCAGCTGGTACAAGCGCGACCCGGACTGGCCGAAGGTGCAGGCCTACCTGGACGGCGGCGCGGCGCCCACGTTCACGTATCACCGCTTCTGGGCGCAGGCGGCACTCGCACTGGCTTTCGCGATCTACGCGGAGCTGCTGGTGGAGGGCGGCGGAACCGGCGGGGACACCGAGGCACCGACGACACCGGCCGGGCTCACCGTGACCGCGACGACCAGCAACAGCGTGTCGCTGTCCTGGTCGGCCTCCACCGACAACGTCGGGGTGACCGGCTACGACGTGTACCGCAACGGGGTGCTGGCGGGCAACGCGACCACGCGGACGTTCACCGACACGAATCTCGCCGCGGCCACCGCGTACAGCTACACCGTCGCGGCACGGGACGCGGGCGGCAACACCTCGGCGCTGTCGGCCCCGGTCACCGCGACCACGAAGCCCGGCGGCTCGACCGGCACCGGTGCGGTGAAGGTCCAGTACAAGAACAACGACTCCTCCGCGACCGACAACCAGATAAGGCTGGGCCTCCAGCTCCTGAACACGGGCAGCGCGCCGATCGACCTGTCCACGGTGAAGATCCGGTACTGGTTCACCTCCGACGGCGGCTCGAGCACCTTCGGCACGTACTGCGACTACGCCGCGCTCGGCTCGGCGAACATCACCCACAAGGTGGTCGCCGTCGCCGGACCGAAGACCGGTGCCGACCGGTATCTGGAGGTCGGCTTCACCGGCGGTGCGGGCACCCTGGCCGGCGGCGCCTCGACGGGCGAGCTCCAACTGCGCCTCAACAAGAGCGACTGGTCCAACTTCAACGAGAACGACGACTACAGCCACGCCGCCAACACCACGTACAGCGACGCTTCGAAGGTCACGGCGTATGTGGGCACCACACTCGCCTGGGGGATCGAGCCATGA
- a CDS encoding SSI family serine proteinase inhibitor, with translation MRVRAVLATVALLTLGAAVPAGAAPPPAPDRGVLLTVSGSENTWIRGVILHCPPGPDDRHPDATGACAAIDEADGDFGALPGDPHPCTYEYDPVTVTAEGVRRGEVIARWRHTFPNACLMDASTGPVFRF, from the coding sequence ATGCGCGTGCGCGCCGTGCTTGCCACCGTCGCCCTGCTGACCCTCGGCGCGGCCGTGCCCGCCGGAGCCGCCCCGCCCCCGGCGCCGGACAGGGGAGTCCTCCTGACCGTTTCCGGCAGCGAGAACACCTGGATCCGCGGGGTCATACTGCACTGTCCGCCCGGTCCTGACGACCGGCACCCCGACGCGACAGGCGCCTGCGCGGCGATCGACGAGGCGGACGGTGACTTCGGCGCCCTCCCCGGCGATCCGCATCCCTGCACCTATGAGTACGACCCGGTGACCGTCACGGCCGAGGGTGTCCGAAGGGGCGAGGTCATCGCCCGCTGGCGGCACACGTTCCCCAACGCGTGCCTGATGGACGCGTCAACCGGCCCGGTGTTCCGCTTCTGA
- a CDS encoding endo-1,4-beta-xylanase — protein sequence MTLVKRCRHGRTRGLPTVLVGSLAVATTLVGGPATAVQPSTLHELAAAQGKYFGSATDNPELPDAAYAATLGSEFGQITPGNSMKWDTVEPAQGRFDFTKGDVVTDFARRHGQTVRGHTLVWHSQLPGWVSALPSAQVQAAMKNHITAEATHYRGAVAAWDVVNEPFNEDGTFRTSPFSTAMGSDYIATALRAAHAADPAAKLYLNDYNIEGLGAKSDAMYALASKLIDEGVPLDGVGMQAHLAVQYGFPYAMRENMRRFADLGLDVAVTELDVRMQLPTDATKTAAQSSYYRQVVEACLAVARCVGVTVWDYTDKYSWVPSTFPGEGAANLYDGNLAPKPAYDAVRTALGGKDDGGGEGGDPGALKIQYRNSDNAAADNQIKPGLQLVNTGGTAVNLSSVTARYWFTGDNGASTYSSWCDWSPIGCSTVTHRVVAMTTPVAGADHYLEVGFTAGSLAPGASTGEIQLRLNKTDWSNFDESDDYSHGTGTAYADATRIAVYVGGELAWGIEP from the coding sequence ATGACCTTGGTGAAGCGCTGCAGGCACGGCCGCACCAGAGGGCTCCCGACCGTCCTGGTCGGTTCCCTCGCCGTCGCCACCACCCTGGTGGGCGGACCGGCGACCGCTGTCCAACCGAGCACCTTGCATGAACTCGCCGCCGCCCAGGGCAAGTACTTCGGCTCCGCCACCGACAACCCCGAGCTGCCCGATGCCGCCTATGCGGCCACCCTGGGCTCCGAGTTCGGGCAGATCACCCCGGGCAACTCCATGAAGTGGGACACCGTCGAGCCGGCCCAGGGCCGGTTCGACTTCACCAAGGGCGATGTGGTCACCGACTTCGCACGGCGGCACGGCCAGACCGTGCGCGGCCACACTCTCGTCTGGCACAGCCAGCTGCCCGGCTGGGTCTCCGCGCTGCCGTCGGCGCAGGTGCAGGCGGCGATGAAGAACCACATCACCGCGGAGGCCACGCACTACCGCGGTGCGGTCGCCGCCTGGGACGTGGTGAACGAGCCGTTCAACGAGGACGGGACCTTCCGTACGAGCCCCTTCTCCACCGCCATGGGCAGCGACTACATAGCCACCGCCCTGCGCGCCGCGCATGCCGCGGACCCGGCCGCCAAGCTCTACCTCAACGACTACAACATCGAGGGGCTCGGCGCGAAGAGCGACGCCATGTACGCCCTGGCGAGCAAGCTGATCGACGAGGGCGTGCCGCTGGACGGCGTCGGGATGCAGGCGCATCTGGCCGTTCAGTACGGCTTCCCGTACGCGATGCGGGAGAACATGCGGCGGTTCGCCGATCTGGGCCTCGATGTCGCGGTCACCGAACTCGACGTACGAATGCAGCTGCCCACCGACGCGACCAAGACGGCCGCCCAGTCCAGCTACTACCGGCAGGTCGTCGAGGCCTGTCTGGCGGTCGCCCGCTGCGTCGGCGTCACCGTGTGGGACTACACGGACAAGTACTCCTGGGTCCCGAGCACGTTTCCCGGCGAGGGGGCGGCCAACCTCTATGACGGGAACCTCGCCCCGAAGCCGGCCTACGACGCGGTACGGACCGCGCTGGGCGGCAAGGACGACGGCGGCGGGGAGGGCGGCGACCCCGGCGCGCTGAAGATCCAGTACCGCAACAGCGACAACGCGGCGGCCGACAACCAGATCAAGCCGGGCCTCCAACTCGTGAACACCGGTGGTACGGCGGTCAACCTCTCTTCGGTGACGGCCCGGTACTGGTTCACCGGCGACAACGGGGCCTCGACATACAGCAGTTGGTGCGACTGGTCACCGATCGGCTGCTCCACCGTCACCCACCGGGTCGTCGCCATGACCACCCCGGTGGCAGGCGCCGACCACTACCTCGAAGTGGGCTTCACCGCCGGCAGCCTGGCCCCCGGCGCCTCGACGGGCGAGATCCAGCTGCGCCTGAACAAGACGGACTGGTCGAACTTCGACGAGTCGGACGACTACAGCCACGGCACCGGCACCGCGTACGCGGACGCCACCAGGATCGCCGTCTACGTCGGCGGCGAACTCGCCTGGGGCATCGAGCCCTGA